From Oncorhynchus tshawytscha isolate Ot180627B unplaced genomic scaffold, Otsh_v2.0 Un_contig_5864_pilon_pilon, whole genome shotgun sequence, one genomic window encodes:
- the LOC121843946 gene encoding proline-rich extensin-like protein EPR1 yields the protein MICYPTDHCPTPHCPTPLLPYPHCPTPHCPTPHCPTPHCPTPTALPPLPYSPLPYSPLPYPHCPTPHCPTPHCPTPPAALLPTVLPPPLPYLLPSTALPPTPHCPTSYPHCPTSYPPLPFLLPHTALPPTPTALPPTALPPTALPPLPYLLPHTALPPTPHCPTSHCPTSHCPTPPTALPPTALPPTALPPLPYLPLPYLPLPYLLLPYPPLPYLPLPYLLLPLPPTALPPLPYLLLPYLLLPYLPLPYLPLPYPPLPYLPLPYLLLPYLPLPYLPLPYPHCPTSHCPTSHCPTSHCPTSHCPTSHCPTPTALLPTVLLPTALPPRCTTPHCPTTPTALPPTLHCPSSYPTLPYLLPPLPYLLPSTALPPTPHCPTSYPPLPYLPLPYLPALPPLPYLLPPHCPTSYPPLPYLPLPYLPLPYLPYLPLPYLPLPYPPTALPPTALPPTALPPTALPPHCPTSHCPTSYCPTSHCPTPTALPPTALPPTALPPTALPPTALPPPLPYLPLPYLLLPYLPLPYLPLPYPHCPTSHCPTSHCPTSHCPTPLPYPPHCPTPHCPTSHCPTSYLLPPLPYLLPPTPHCPTSYPHCPTSHCPTSYPPLPYPHTALPPTPLVEI from the coding sequence ATGATCTGTTACCCAACCGACCACTGCCCTACCCCCCACTGCCCTACCCCCCTGCTGCCCTACCCCCACTGCCCTACTCCCCACTGCCCTACTCCCCACTGCCCTACTCCCCACTGCCCTACCCCCACTGCCCTACCCCCACTGCCCTACTCCCCACTGCCCTACTCCCCACTGCCCTACCCCCACTGCCCTACTCCCCACTGTCCTACTCCCCACTGCCCTACCCCCCCTGCTGCACTACTCCCCACTGTCCTACCCCCCCCACTGCCCTACCTCCTACCCTCCACTGCCCTTCCTCCTACCCCACACTGCCCTACCTCCTACCCCCACTGCCCTACCTCCTACCCTCCACTGCCCTTCCTCCTACCCCACACTGCCCTACCTCCTACCCCCACTGCCCTACCTCCCACTGCCCTACCTCCCACTGCCCTACCCCCACTGCCCTACCTCCTACCCCACACTGCCCTACCTCCTACCCCCCACTGCCCTACCTCCCACTGCCCTACCTCCCACTGCCCTACCCCCCCCACTGCCCTACCTCCCACTGCCCTACCTCCCACTGCCCTACCCCCACTGCCCTACCTCCCACTGCCCTACCTCCCACTGCCCTACCTCCTACTGCCCTACCCCCCACTGCCCTACCTCCCACTGCCCTACCTCCTACTGCCCCTACCTCCCACTGCCCTACCCCCACTGCCCTACCTCCTACTGCCCTACCTCCTACTGCCCTACCTCCCACTGCCCTACCTCCCACTGCCCTACCCCCCACTGCCCTACCTCCCACTGCCCTACCTCCTACTGCCCTACCTCCCACTGCCCTACCTCCCACTGCCCTACCCCCACTGCCCTACCTCCCACTGCCCTACCTCCCACTGCCCTACCTCCCACTGCCCTACCTCCCACTGCCCTACCTCCCACTGCCCTACCCCCACTGCCCTACTCCCCACTGTCCTACTCCCCACTGCCCTACCCCCCCGCTGCACTACTCCCCACTGTCCTACTACCCCCACTGCCCTACCTCCTACCCTCCACTGCCCTTCCTCCTACCCCACACTGCCCTACCTCCTACCCCCACTGCCCTACCTCCTACCCTCCACTGCCCTTCCTCCTACCCCACACTGCCCTACCTCCTACCCCCCACTGCCCTACCTCCCACTGCCCTACCTCCCTGCCCTACCCCCACTGCCCTACCTCCTACCCCCACACTGCCCTACCTCCTACCCCCCACTGCCCTACCTCCCACTGCCCTACCTCCCACTGCCCTACCTGCCCTACCTCCCACTGCCCTACCTCCCACTGCCCTACCCCCCCACTGCCCTACCTCCCACTGCCCTACCTCCCACTGCCCTACCTCCTACTGCCCTACCCCCCCACTGCCCTACCTCCCACTGCCCTACCTCCTACTGCCCTACCTCCCACTGCCCTACCCCCACTGCCCTACCTCCTACTGCCCTACCTCCTACTGCCCTACCTCCCACTGCCCTACCTCCCACTGCCCTACCCCCCCCACTGCCCTACCTCCCACTGCCCTACCTCCTACTGCCCTACCTCCCACTGCCCTACCTCCCACTGCCCTACCCCCACTGCCCTACCTCCCACTGCCCTACCTCCCACTGCCCTACCTCCCACTGCCCTACCCCACTGCCCTACCCCCCCCACTGCCCTACCCCCCACTGCCCTACCTCCCACTGccctacctcctacctcctaccCCCACTGccctacctcctacctcctaccCCCCACTGCCCAACCTCCTACCCCCACTGCCCTACCTCACACTGCCCTACCTCCTACCCCCCACTGCCCTACCCCCACACTGCCCTACCTCCTACCCCCCTTGTGGAGATCTAA